In Methylobacterium aquaticum, the following are encoded in one genomic region:
- a CDS encoding alpha-ketoglutarate-dependent dioxygenase AlkB, whose amino-acid sequence MIELAPGLIHHPGYLDAAAQRALAADLAAILREAPPFIPTMPRTGKPFSVRMSNCGPLGWVSDRAGYRYQAEHPETGRPWPSMPAAVTRAWVELAGCPAEPEACLVNLYAPGTRMGLHQDRDEAEFSAPVLSLSLGATALFRYGGLRRSDPTRSVRLSSGDALVIGGPSRLIFHGVDRLVPAAPADLLAPEAGPVLPEAVAPGGRLNLTLRRVTAIGRA is encoded by the coding sequence GTGATCGAACTCGCCCCCGGCCTGATCCACCATCCGGGCTATCTCGACGCCGCGGCGCAACGCGCGCTCGCGGCCGACCTCGCGGCGATCTTGCGCGAGGCGCCGCCCTTCATCCCGACGATGCCGCGCACGGGCAAGCCGTTCTCGGTGCGGATGTCGAATTGCGGCCCCCTCGGCTGGGTCTCCGACCGCGCCGGCTACCGCTACCAGGCGGAGCATCCGGAGACCGGCCGGCCCTGGCCCTCGATGCCGGCGGCGGTGACCCGCGCCTGGGTCGAGCTCGCCGGCTGCCCGGCCGAGCCGGAGGCCTGCCTCGTCAACCTCTACGCCCCGGGCACCCGGATGGGGCTGCACCAGGACCGGGACGAGGCCGAGTTCTCCGCCCCCGTGCTCTCCCTGTCGCTCGGGGCCACCGCGCTCTTCCGCTACGGCGGGCTCCGGCGCTCCGACCCGACCCGCTCGGTGCGGCTTTCCTCCGGCGATGCCCTGGTGATCGGCGGGCCCTCGCGCCTGATCTTCCACGGCGTCGACCGTCTCGTCCCCGCCGCTCCCGCCGACCTGCTGGCCCCGGAAGCCGGGCCGGTCCTGCCCGAGGCCGTGGCACCGGGCGGGCGCCTCAACCTGACCTTGCGGCGCGTCACGGCGATCGGCCGCGCTTGA
- a CDS encoding phospholipase D-like domain-containing protein — protein sequence MEHEIYRWLGIPASIQSDVLAPIGLAIAVVVTVHALMRKREVSAAIGWIGLAWLSPMLGSLLYVMFGINRVSRRARRLPVLPGPRPGAPAPPVAEVPDDFQPLKRAVQRISGLPLVAGNRIRRYRHGDEAYPAMLAAIDEATTSVALSSYIMRDDDSGRAFAEALYAAKERGVAVCVVIDGIGSGYFFPAMYRRLRRLSIPAGLFMHSALPWRMPFLNLRTHKKLLLIDGRVGFVGGVNIADENVMAKNPPEPVRDSHFRIDGPVVGQLAQAFWRDWAFVKGEDLEGPAWFPQIPPAGPSLARVVTSGPDADIEKIEFVVLEVVATARHSVRLATPYFLPSETLLTALGLAAMRGVTVDVIIPQASNHRVVDWATRAHVGPLLEAGVRIWLDRPPFDHSKLMVVDEAWCFVGSANWDSRSFRLNFELNVEVYDTDFAADLDGLMRAKMEQRLTADDLNSRGMAVRLRDAAVRLLLPYL from the coding sequence GTGGAACACGAGATCTACCGCTGGCTCGGGATTCCGGCCTCGATCCAGTCGGACGTGCTGGCGCCGATCGGCCTCGCCATCGCGGTCGTCGTCACGGTGCATGCGCTGATGCGCAAGCGCGAGGTCAGCGCGGCCATCGGCTGGATCGGGCTCGCCTGGCTCTCGCCGATGCTGGGCAGCCTGCTCTACGTCATGTTCGGCATCAACCGGGTCAGCCGGCGCGCCCGGCGCCTGCCGGTGCTGCCCGGCCCCCGGCCCGGCGCCCCCGCCCCGCCGGTGGCCGAGGTGCCCGACGACTTCCAGCCCCTGAAGCGGGCGGTGCAGCGGATCAGCGGCCTGCCGCTGGTGGCCGGCAACCGCATCCGGCGTTACCGCCACGGCGACGAGGCCTATCCGGCGATGCTGGCGGCGATCGACGAGGCGACCACCAGCGTCGCCCTGTCGAGCTACATCATGCGCGACGACGACAGCGGCCGGGCCTTCGCGGAAGCCCTCTACGCCGCGAAGGAACGCGGCGTCGCGGTCTGCGTGGTGATCGACGGCATCGGCAGCGGCTACTTCTTCCCGGCGATGTACCGGCGCCTGCGGCGCCTGAGCATCCCGGCCGGCCTGTTCATGCATTCGGCGCTGCCCTGGCGGATGCCGTTCCTGAACCTGCGCACCCACAAGAAGCTGCTCTTGATCGACGGCCGGGTCGGCTTCGTCGGCGGGGTCAACATCGCCGACGAGAACGTCATGGCGAAGAACCCGCCCGAGCCGGTGCGCGACAGCCATTTCCGCATCGACGGGCCGGTGGTGGGACAGCTCGCGCAGGCCTTCTGGCGCGACTGGGCCTTCGTGAAGGGCGAGGACCTGGAGGGGCCGGCCTGGTTCCCGCAGATCCCGCCGGCCGGGCCGTCGCTGGCCCGGGTCGTCACCTCGGGGCCGGATGCCGACATCGAGAAGATCGAGTTCGTGGTGCTGGAGGTGGTGGCCACCGCGCGGCACTCGGTGCGTCTCGCGACCCCCTATTTCCTGCCGAGCGAGACGCTGCTGACGGCGCTGGGACTTGCGGCGATGCGGGGCGTCACCGTCGACGTCATCATCCCGCAGGCGAGCAACCACCGGGTGGTCGACTGGGCGACGCGGGCCCATGTCGGGCCGCTCTTGGAGGCCGGCGTGCGGATCTGGCTCGACCGGCCGCCCTTCGACCATTCGAAGCTGATGGTGGTGGACGAGGCCTGGTGCTTCGTCGGCAGCGCCAACTGGGACAGCCGCAGCTTCCGGCTGAACTTCGAGCTCAACGTCGAGGTCTACGACACCGATTTCGCGGCCGACCTCGACGGGCTGATGCGGGCCAAGATGGAGCAGCGCCTGACCGCGGACGACCTCAACTCTCGCGGGATGGCCGTGCGACTGCGCGACGCCGCCGTGCGATTGCTGCTGCCATATCTTTGA
- a CDS encoding dihydrodipicolinate synthase family protein, translated as MRLTPDAKGVFPIAPTPFHPDGRIDEASIDRMTDFYGEIGATGLTVLGIMGEAPKLDGAEAIAVASRVIRRTKLPVVIGVSAPGFAAMGSLTRAVMEAGAAAVMIAPPPSLRTDDQIVGYYAQAAEVIGPDVPFVIQDYPLTLSVVMTPGVIRRIVTDNPNCVMLKHEDWPGLEKISGLRAFQRDGSLRPLSILCGNGGLFLDFECERGADGANTGYAFPEMLVDVVRLSAAGERERAHDVFDAHLPLLRYEQQPGLGLAVRKYVLMRRGILASDAQRKPGGGLSAAAKAEVDFLLERLARHDSRARL; from the coding sequence ATGCGGCTCACTCCCGACGCGAAGGGCGTCTTCCCCATCGCCCCGACCCCGTTCCACCCGGACGGCCGCATCGACGAGGCCTCGATCGACCGGATGACCGATTTCTACGGCGAGATCGGCGCGACCGGCCTCACCGTGCTCGGCATCATGGGCGAGGCGCCCAAGCTCGACGGCGCGGAGGCCATCGCGGTCGCCTCGCGGGTGATCCGGCGCACCAAGCTCCCGGTCGTGATCGGCGTCTCGGCCCCGGGCTTCGCCGCCATGGGCTCGCTGACCCGCGCGGTGATGGAGGCCGGCGCCGCCGCCGTGATGATCGCGCCGCCGCCGTCGTTGCGCACCGACGACCAGATCGTCGGCTACTACGCCCAGGCCGCCGAGGTGATCGGGCCGGACGTGCCGTTCGTGATCCAGGACTATCCGCTGACCTTGAGCGTGGTGATGACGCCCGGCGTGATCCGCCGCATCGTCACCGACAACCCGAACTGCGTGATGCTCAAGCACGAGGACTGGCCGGGGCTGGAGAAGATCTCAGGCTTACGGGCCTTCCAGCGCGACGGCTCGCTGCGGCCGCTCTCGATCCTGTGCGGCAATGGCGGCCTGTTCCTCGACTTCGAGTGCGAGCGCGGCGCCGACGGCGCCAATACCGGCTACGCCTTCCCGGAGATGCTGGTCGATGTGGTTCGCCTGAGCGCGGCCGGCGAGCGCGAGCGGGCGCATGACGTCTTCGACGCCCACCTGCCGCTCCTGCGCTACGAGCAGCAGCCGGGCCTCGGGCTGGCGGTGCGCAAATACGTGCTGATGCGCCGCGGCATCCTCGCCTCGGACGCCCAGCGCAAGCCCGGCGGCGGCCTCTCGGCGGCGGCGAAGGCGGAGGTGGACTTTTTGCTTGAGCGTCTGGCCCGGCACGATTCCCGGGCGCGGCTCTGA
- a CDS encoding PQQ-dependent dehydrogenase, methanol/ethanol family — protein MMKTVSAALLGSVLMPTLAMAEPLKTYSPVTQQRLSNPEPENWLMAKGNYAGWSYTPLEQVNAGNVKSLRPVWSYSTGVTSGHEAPPIVNNGVMYVATPYNQVIAMDAKTGESVWRYKRDFPEGFSAFHYTNRGVALWGDKVYVAGLDCRLVALDARTGKVAWEAEVCDWTQGAYITSAPVAVNGKIMIGPSGGEFGVRGFLKAFDAETGKEDWTFWAVPAPGQPGSETWPKEGRWKDAWKIGGGTMWMPGNYDAKNGVLYWGVGNGSPWLGDQRPGDNLYVASVVALNPADGTIKSHFQYHWNDSWDWAAMNAPTLIELDRDGKKMPAMISAQRNGYLYRLGRTEGGQISFLDARPFVKNTVFSSVDPKTGRPTYNQAGVPGTGRAGTYCPSVWGGKDWPYESFNPKTGMLYVPFNDNHCMTYEGKVQERVPGQWSAGVDITDIKLLIDKDVKYIGGIQAIDVNTNKEVWRDTYAKSWMWGSILSTATDLIFAGGTSDRMFRAYDAKSGKELWSFKTNSGIIAPPISYAIDGKQYIAVVSGWGVDSALVQGIMADEHGWEKDVPQGGTVWVFAVDDDKAPEKRAEAIPSRR, from the coding sequence ATGATGAAGACCGTGTCCGCGGCCCTGCTCGGGTCCGTCCTGATGCCTACACTGGCGATGGCAGAGCCCTTGAAGACATATTCGCCGGTCACGCAGCAACGGCTCTCCAACCCGGAGCCCGAGAACTGGCTGATGGCCAAGGGCAACTACGCCGGCTGGAGCTACACCCCGCTCGAGCAGGTCAATGCCGGCAACGTCAAGTCGCTCCGGCCGGTCTGGAGCTACTCGACCGGCGTGACCTCCGGCCACGAGGCACCGCCGATAGTCAACAACGGTGTCATGTACGTCGCCACGCCGTACAACCAGGTCATCGCCATGGATGCGAAGACCGGCGAGTCGGTCTGGCGCTACAAGCGCGACTTTCCCGAAGGATTCAGCGCCTTCCACTACACCAATCGTGGCGTCGCCCTGTGGGGTGACAAGGTCTACGTCGCCGGCCTCGATTGCCGGCTCGTCGCCCTCGACGCCAGGACCGGCAAGGTGGCGTGGGAGGCGGAGGTCTGCGACTGGACGCAAGGGGCCTACATCACCTCGGCCCCGGTCGCGGTGAACGGCAAGATCATGATCGGCCCGTCCGGGGGCGAGTTCGGCGTGCGCGGCTTCCTGAAAGCGTTCGATGCTGAGACCGGCAAGGAGGACTGGACCTTCTGGGCCGTGCCGGCCCCGGGCCAGCCGGGCTCCGAGACTTGGCCGAAGGAGGGCCGCTGGAAGGATGCCTGGAAGATCGGCGGCGGCACGATGTGGATGCCGGGCAACTACGACGCCAAGAACGGCGTGCTCTACTGGGGCGTCGGTAACGGCTCGCCCTGGCTCGGCGACCAGCGGCCCGGAGACAACCTCTACGTCGCTTCGGTCGTCGCGCTGAACCCGGCGGACGGCACGATCAAGAGCCACTTCCAGTACCACTGGAACGATTCGTGGGACTGGGCCGCGATGAACGCGCCGACCCTCATCGAGCTCGATCGTGACGGCAAGAAGATGCCGGCGATGATCAGCGCCCAGCGCAACGGCTACCTCTACCGGCTCGGCCGCACCGAGGGCGGGCAGATCAGCTTCCTCGACGCCCGGCCCTTCGTGAAGAACACGGTCTTTTCGAGCGTCGATCCGAAGACCGGCCGGCCGACCTACAACCAAGCTGGCGTCCCCGGCACCGGCCGGGCGGGCACCTATTGCCCGAGCGTGTGGGGCGGCAAGGATTGGCCCTACGAGTCCTTCAACCCCAAGACCGGGATGCTCTACGTCCCGTTCAACGACAATCATTGCATGACCTATGAGGGCAAGGTCCAGGAGCGGGTTCCGGGGCAGTGGTCGGCCGGTGTCGACATCACCGACATCAAGCTGCTGATCGACAAGGACGTGAAATATATCGGCGGCATCCAGGCGATCGATGTCAACACCAACAAGGAGGTGTGGCGCGATACCTACGCGAAGTCGTGGATGTGGGGCTCGATCCTGTCTACCGCGACGGACCTGATTTTCGCCGGCGGCACCAGCGACCGGATGTTCCGCGCCTACGACGCGAAGTCCGGCAAGGAGTTGTGGAGCTTCAAGACCAATTCGGGGATCATCGCACCGCCGATCAGCTACGCGATCGACGGCAAGCAGTACATCGCCGTGGTCTCCGGCTGGGGCGTCGATTCCGCCCTGGTCCAGGGCATCATGGCCGACGAGCACGGCTGGGAGAAAGACGTGCCGCAGGGCGGCACCGTCTGGGTGTTCGCCGTCGACGACGACAAGGCGCCGGAGAAGCGGGCCGAAGCGATTCCGTCCCGCCGGTGA
- a CDS encoding type II toxin-antitoxin system RelE/ParE family toxin has translation MLKTARRKLNYLDAATSLDALKVPPGNKLHPLLDERAGQHAIWINDQFRLCFRWTETGPDDVENVDYH, from the coding sequence ATTCTCAAGACGGCACGGCGCAAGCTCAACTATCTCGATGCCGCGACCTCCCTCGATGCGCTGAAGGTTCCGCCAGGCAACAAGCTGCATCCATTGCTCGACGAGCGCGCCGGGCAGCACGCCATCTGGATCAACGACCAGTTCCGCTTGTGCTTTCGCTGGACCGAGACTGGCCCGGACGATGTAGAGAACGTGGACTATCACTGA
- the yddG gene encoding aromatic amino acid exporter YddG, with protein MTTRTATLIGSGAILLWSLLALFTAASGAVPPFQLAAMTFLVGGLLGCASWIVRPSGLAALRQPLPVWALGIAGLFGYHALYFAALRLAPPAEAGLISYLWPLLIVLFSALLPGEGGLRAAHLAGALIGLAGVVTLFLGRGSLSFESAALPGYAAALACAFLWSGYSVLSRRVGAVPTDAVAGFCLATAALSLICHLAFETTVWPQGPAQWAAVAALGLGPVGAAFYLWDIGVKRGDIRLLGVGSYAAPVLSTLILVAAGYAPATWSLALACALIVAGALVATRAGPAQEAAGSGR; from the coding sequence ATGACGACCCGCACCGCCACCCTGATCGGCTCCGGCGCCATCCTGCTCTGGTCGCTGCTCGCCCTGTTCACCGCGGCCTCCGGCGCGGTGCCGCCGTTCCAACTCGCGGCCATGACCTTCCTGGTCGGCGGGCTCCTGGGCTGCGCCAGCTGGATCGTGCGGCCCTCCGGCCTCGCCGCCCTGCGCCAGCCGCTCCCGGTCTGGGCGCTCGGGATCGCCGGCCTGTTCGGCTACCACGCCCTCTACTTCGCGGCCCTGCGCCTCGCACCGCCGGCCGAGGCCGGGCTGATCAGCTATCTCTGGCCGCTGCTGATCGTGCTGTTCTCCGCCCTGCTGCCGGGCGAGGGAGGCCTGCGCGCCGCCCATCTCGCCGGTGCGCTCATCGGCCTCGCCGGGGTGGTCACGCTGTTCCTCGGGCGCGGCTCGCTCAGCTTCGAGTCGGCGGCGCTGCCGGGCTATGCGGCGGCGCTCGCCTGCGCCTTCCTGTGGTCGGGCTACTCGGTGCTGTCGCGCCGGGTCGGGGCGGTGCCGACCGATGCGGTGGCGGGTTTCTGCCTCGCCACGGCGGCCCTGAGCCTGATCTGCCACCTCGCCTTCGAGACCACGGTCTGGCCGCAGGGCCCGGCGCAATGGGCGGCGGTGGCGGCCCTCGGCCTCGGCCCGGTCGGGGCGGCGTTCTACCTCTGGGACATCGGCGTGAAGCGCGGCGACATCCGCCTCCTCGGGGTCGGCTCCTACGCCGCCCCGGTGCTCTCCACCCTCATCCTCGTCGCCGCCGGCTACGCCCCGGCGACCTGGTCGCTGGCGCTGGCCTGCGCTCTCATCGTGGCAGGCGCCCTGGTGGCGACGCGGGCGGGGCCTGCGCAGGAGGCGGCGGGGAGCGGGCGCTGA
- a CDS encoding TAXI family TRAP transporter solute-binding subunit, with protein MRRYVPIVLAALLALVATALLAYQWLGQPTTLRVAVGPSGSEDARLVGAVSQSLARGHEEVRLRPVATSGVADSAEAAERGKADLAVVRSDVGIPARTQTVAILHRDAVLLLATDPSLAAVPDLRGKRIGLVRYPAGNARLLAHILEHYEVPADAVTTIPLGDGQEAGQALREGRVDAVMVVSPLTGRTAGEVVAGITKGNGISAGSTPTFIPIGEAAVLARRWPALESVEVARGTFGGTPPRPAETVTTIGVSHRLVAQASLADSVVSELTRLLFVNRPGLAVEVPLANQIEAPDTSKSASLPVHPGAQAYYEGEVESFFERYGDWFYLLVMCVSILGSAAATLVSRAANRSRARDMALLRQLLAIVRASRDVEDELELNDLERQADEILAAALARAGTGAIDNAGVAAFTLGLDQARRAIAERRAILVERQAHSVEPPAFDRGPDPLSAAAE; from the coding sequence ATGCGGCGCTACGTTCCCATCGTCCTCGCGGCCCTTCTCGCCCTCGTGGCGACGGCGCTCCTCGCCTACCAGTGGCTCGGGCAGCCGACGACCCTGCGCGTCGCCGTCGGGCCGTCGGGCAGCGAGGATGCGCGCCTCGTCGGGGCGGTGTCGCAGTCGCTCGCCCGCGGCCACGAGGAGGTGCGCCTGCGCCCCGTGGCGACGAGCGGCGTCGCCGACAGCGCCGAGGCGGCCGAGCGCGGAAAGGCCGACCTCGCTGTCGTGCGCTCCGACGTCGGCATCCCGGCGCGCACCCAGACCGTGGCGATCCTGCATCGGGACGCGGTGCTGCTGCTGGCGACCGATCCGAGCCTGGCCGCCGTGCCGGACCTGCGGGGGAAGCGGATCGGGCTCGTGCGCTACCCGGCCGGCAACGCCCGGCTGCTCGCCCACATCCTCGAACACTACGAGGTGCCGGCCGATGCGGTGACGACGATCCCCCTCGGCGACGGCCAGGAGGCCGGCCAGGCTTTGCGCGAGGGGCGGGTCGATGCCGTGATGGTGGTGAGCCCGCTCACCGGCCGCACCGCCGGCGAGGTGGTGGCGGGCATCACCAAGGGAAACGGGATTTCTGCCGGCAGCACCCCGACCTTCATCCCGATCGGCGAGGCGGCGGTGCTGGCCCGGCGCTGGCCGGCACTGGAGAGCGTCGAGGTTGCCCGCGGCACCTTCGGCGGCACGCCGCCGCGCCCGGCCGAGACCGTCACCACGATCGGGGTCAGCCACCGGCTGGTGGCCCAGGCCTCGCTGGCCGATTCGGTGGTGTCGGAGCTGACGCGGCTGCTCTTCGTCAACCGGCCCGGCCTCGCGGTCGAGGTGCCCCTCGCCAACCAGATCGAGGCGCCCGACACCTCGAAGAGTGCGTCCCTGCCGGTGCATCCCGGCGCCCAGGCCTATTACGAGGGCGAGGTCGAGAGCTTCTTCGAGCGCTACGGCGACTGGTTCTATCTGCTGGTGATGTGCGTCTCGATCCTGGGCTCGGCCGCCGCCACCCTGGTGTCGCGGGCGGCCAACCGGTCGCGGGCCCGGGACATGGCGCTGCTGCGCCAGCTGCTCGCCATCGTGCGGGCGAGCCGCGACGTCGAGGACGAGCTGGAGCTGAACGACCTCGAGCGGCAGGCCGACGAGATCCTGGCCGCGGCGCTCGCCCGGGCCGGGACGGGCGCCATCGACAATGCCGGGGTGGCGGCCTTCACCCTCGGCCTCGACCAGGCGAGGCGGGCGATCGCGGAGCGCCGCGCCATCCTGGTGGAGCGGCAGGCGCATTCCGTCGAGCCCCCTGCCTTCGATCGCGGGCCGGATCCCCTGTCGGCCGCGGCGGAGTGA
- the murD gene encoding UDP-N-acetylmuramoyl-L-alanine--D-glutamate ligase, whose amino-acid sequence MTPSTTFAGQTVALFGLGGSGLATALSLKAGGARVIACDDNPARMEAARDQGIETSDLRQAEWTAVAALVLAPGVPLTHPAPHWTVELAQAAGVPVIGDIELFCRERAATSPDAPFVAITGTNGKSTTTALIAHVLAACGRDVQMGGNIGTAILSLAPPSPDRVHVIELSSFQIDLTPSLAPTIGVLLNLTPDHLDRHGDMARYAAIKERLVTGAAHAIVGVDDDFCRAIAGRRTGPLTRVHVGEAGEGPGILARNGVVIDGRRDPAEPVADLSGIGSLRGAHNWQNAAIAYAVASGLGITPDAFAAALATFPGLPHRMEEVGRRGSVLFINDSKATNADSTEKALSAFQRVHWILGGKAKEGGIASLAPYFPRVAHAYLIGAATEDFAATLDGQVPFSRCGTLAAAVAQAAATAERDGSGEPVVLLSPACASYDQFRSFEDRGDQFRALVTALPGLIPPGA is encoded by the coding sequence ATGACACCCTCCACCACCTTCGCCGGCCAGACCGTGGCCCTGTTCGGGCTCGGCGGCTCGGGGCTGGCCACCGCGCTCAGCCTCAAGGCCGGCGGCGCCCGCGTCATCGCCTGCGACGACAACCCGGCGCGGATGGAGGCGGCCCGCGACCAGGGCATCGAGACCAGCGACCTGCGTCAGGCCGAGTGGACCGCCGTCGCGGCCCTGGTGCTCGCCCCCGGCGTGCCGCTCACCCATCCGGCGCCGCACTGGACGGTGGAACTCGCCCAGGCGGCCGGCGTGCCGGTGATCGGCGACATCGAGCTGTTCTGCCGCGAGCGGGCCGCGACGAGCCCGGATGCGCCCTTCGTCGCCATCACCGGCACCAACGGCAAGTCGACGACCACGGCGCTGATCGCCCATGTCCTGGCGGCCTGCGGCCGCGACGTGCAGATGGGCGGCAATATCGGCACCGCGATCCTGTCGCTGGCGCCGCCGTCGCCGGACCGGGTCCACGTGATCGAGCTGTCCTCGTTCCAGATCGACCTGACGCCGTCGCTGGCGCCGACGATCGGGGTTCTGCTCAACCTCACGCCCGACCATCTCGACCGCCACGGCGACATGGCCCGTTACGCCGCCATCAAGGAGCGGCTGGTGACGGGAGCCGCCCACGCGATCGTCGGCGTCGACGACGATTTCTGCCGGGCGATCGCCGGGCGCCGGACCGGGCCGCTGACGCGCGTCCATGTCGGCGAGGCGGGGGAGGGGCCGGGGATTCTGGCCCGGAACGGCGTCGTCATCGACGGGCGACGGGATCCGGCGGAGCCCGTGGCGGACCTCTCCGGCATCGGGTCCCTGCGCGGCGCCCATAACTGGCAGAACGCCGCCATCGCCTACGCGGTGGCGAGCGGGCTGGGCATCACGCCCGATGCCTTCGCGGCAGCGCTCGCGACCTTCCCGGGCCTGCCGCACCGGATGGAGGAGGTCGGCCGGCGCGGCTCCGTCCTGTTCATCAACGATTCGAAGGCCACCAACGCCGATTCGACCGAGAAGGCGCTCTCGGCCTTCCAGCGGGTCCACTGGATCCTCGGCGGCAAGGCGAAGGAGGGCGGCATCGCGAGCCTCGCGCCCTACTTCCCCCGCGTCGCCCATGCCTACCTGATCGGCGCCGCGACCGAGGATTTCGCCGCGACCCTCGACGGGCAGGTGCCGTTCAGCCGCTGCGGCACGCTGGCTGCCGCGGTCGCGCAAGCCGCCGCGACGGCGGAGCGGGACGGATCGGGCGAGCCCGTGGTGCTGCTCTCGCCGGCCTGCGCCTCCTACGACCAGTTCCGCAGCTTCGAGGATCGCGGCGACCAGTTCCGCGCGCTCGTGACAGCCCTGCCGGGCCTGATCCCCCCGGGCGCCTGA
- a CDS encoding HigA family addiction module antitoxin: protein MSTEYETDTILPPMHPGEVLREEFMVPLNLTAYAIAKACRVPRTRIERIAREEIGITADTALRLGRYFGMDPQVWVNLQSRFDLLTARNAIGADIDDIRPLEREAA from the coding sequence ATGAGCACCGAGTACGAAACCGATACCATCCTTCCGCCGATGCACCCCGGCGAGGTGCTGCGGGAGGAGTTCATGGTTCCGCTGAACCTGACGGCGTATGCGATCGCGAAGGCGTGCCGCGTGCCGCGCACCCGGATCGAGCGCATCGCCCGTGAGGAGATCGGCATCACCGCCGATACGGCCCTGCGGCTCGGGCGCTACTTCGGCATGGACCCGCAGGTATGGGTGAATCTTCAGAGCCGCTTCGATCTTCTGACGGCCCGCAACGCGATCGGTGCGGACATCGATGACATCCGCCCGCTGGAACGAGAGGCGGCGTGA
- a CDS encoding D-amino-acid transaminase — MSRIVYVNGRFVPFEEATIPIMDRGFLFADGIYEVSAVLDGKLVDNEAHLARLDRSLSEIGIRNPHTIAEWTKLEEELVTRNALREGLVYMEVTRGVAERDFAFPPEGTPPTVVMFTQAKNVSANPLAERGAKVISVEDLRWKRRDIKSVALLAQVLAKQQAAAAGVAEAWMHEDGLVTEGGSSTAFIITEDGRIVTRPLSTALLPGITRRAVMRLAEENGLTVEERAFSIEEALQASEAFFTSASAFVMPVVEIDGQRVGGGQPGPMTRKLRDLYLDMAKAG; from the coding sequence ATGTCCCGCATCGTCTACGTCAATGGTCGCTTCGTCCCCTTCGAGGAGGCGACGATCCCGATCATGGACCGCGGGTTCCTGTTCGCCGACGGGATCTACGAGGTGAGCGCGGTGCTAGATGGCAAGCTCGTCGACAACGAGGCCCATCTCGCCCGCCTCGACCGTTCGCTCTCGGAGATCGGCATCCGCAACCCCCACACCATCGCCGAGTGGACGAAGCTCGAGGAGGAGCTGGTCACCCGCAACGCCCTGCGCGAAGGCCTCGTCTACATGGAGGTCACCCGCGGCGTGGCCGAGCGCGACTTCGCCTTCCCGCCCGAGGGCACGCCGCCGACCGTGGTGATGTTCACGCAGGCCAAGAACGTGTCGGCGAACCCCCTCGCCGAGCGCGGCGCCAAGGTCATCTCGGTCGAGGACCTGCGCTGGAAGCGCCGGGACATCAAGTCGGTGGCTTTGCTCGCCCAGGTGCTGGCCAAGCAGCAGGCGGCGGCGGCGGGCGTCGCCGAGGCCTGGATGCACGAGGACGGCCTCGTCACCGAGGGCGGTTCGTCCACCGCCTTCATCATCACCGAAGACGGCCGCATCGTCACCCGCCCGCTCTCGACGGCGCTCCTTCCCGGCATCACCCGCCGGGCGGTGATGCGGCTTGCCGAGGAGAACGGCCTGACGGTCGAGGAGCGCGCCTTCTCGATCGAGGAGGCGCTCCAGGCCTCGGAGGCGTTCTTCACCTCGGCGTCGGCCTTCGTGATGCCGGTGGTCGAGATCGACGGCCAACGCGTCGGCGGCGGCCAGCCCGGCCCGATGACGCGGAAGTTGCGCGACCTGTACCTCGACATGGCGAAGGCGGGCTGA